One segment of Paenibacillus sp. FSL R7-0337 DNA contains the following:
- the qoxA gene encoding cytochrome aa3 quinol oxidase subunit II, with product MKKKGPLYALFLSLILLLPGCSSIAVLNPKGPSARTLSDTILLSILVMLGVLAVVYILYIFVLVKYRAKKSNEGYIPEHEEGNKVLEAIWIIIPIIIVAFLSVVTVKTTNEVENVAADYQDQTPLVIYASSSNWKWHFSYPEEGIETVNYVNMPVHRAVEFRMYSFGTITSLWIPQLAGQKYAMSDMLTTLHLSADTEGSYIGKNANFSGKGFAHMEFEALVLSNKGYEDWVKEVKETAPKLTEEEFKGLLATDYLGRKTYSSTHLEFSPPPGDHGEHMSGGGKEMDMDNGNQEHQDNKEIHPSPEPSSGTEFDSKPDPEVDQPLPSSPVDESTHEGH from the coding sequence ATGAAAAAAAAGGGACCGTTATACGCTTTGTTTTTAAGCCTGATCCTTCTCCTGCCGGGATGCAGCTCAATCGCTGTTTTGAACCCGAAGGGGCCGTCTGCAAGGACGTTATCTGACACCATCTTGCTCTCTATTCTTGTAATGCTCGGGGTTCTGGCTGTTGTCTACATTCTGTATATCTTTGTACTGGTGAAATATCGTGCGAAGAAGAGTAATGAGGGCTACATCCCTGAACATGAGGAAGGCAACAAGGTACTGGAGGCCATCTGGATTATCATTCCGATTATCATCGTAGCCTTCCTGTCCGTTGTTACCGTCAAGACGACTAACGAAGTGGAGAATGTGGCTGCGGACTATCAAGATCAGACTCCGCTGGTCATCTATGCTTCCTCTTCCAACTGGAAATGGCATTTCAGCTACCCTGAGGAAGGGATCGAGACGGTTAACTACGTGAATATGCCGGTGCATCGTGCGGTAGAATTCAGAATGTACTCATTCGGCACCATTACCAGTCTCTGGATTCCACAGCTTGCCGGCCAAAAGTACGCCATGAGCGACATGCTGACAACGCTTCATCTCTCCGCTGATACAGAAGGCTCTTATATCGGAAAGAACGCTAACTTCAGCGGTAAAGGCTTCGCCCACATGGAATTCGAAGCGCTTGTCCTGAGTAACAAGGGTTACGAGGACTGGGTGAAGGAAGTGAAGGAAACTGCGCCTAAGCTGACTGAGGAAGAATTCAAGGGCCTGCTGGCCACGGATTATCTCGGACGCAAAACGTATTCCTCCACCCATCTGGAGTTCAGCCCGCCTCCTGGAGACCACGGCGAGCATATGAGCGGCGGCGGCAAGGAGATGGATATGGACAACGGCAATCAGGAGCATCAGGATAACAAGGAAATTCATCCGTCTCCCGAGCCGTCCAGCGGAACGGAATTCGACAGCAAGCCTGATCCGGAAGTCGATCAGCCGCTGCCAAGCTCCCCTGTGGATGAAAGCACACACGAAGGACACTAG
- a CDS encoding polysaccharide deacetylase has translation MRIKKILLLFMSLFLIMGLVQVPANAKGDSAILKLGVNDKLSKVEAVSVKGTYYVPLRALADELKWTLTGMTDGIQVAGGTGSLTLLSKDGGAVLKDGTTVPMSTFVQDGKLMAPLKVSGYLGYSISYAGDKYLLRVKDGSAQLTDAVFTDKYAADLKPKAPVAPVTPATPVTPTEPGKPGRTVYLTFDDGPSATTGELLDILHKYDVQATFFMLGNNMNEHPAQVKRIAKEGYGLALHGVTHRKEKFYASPAAALAEMSGANATLKKLTGVSTPLIRTPYGSKPYFTKSFRDKVLTQGYHLWDWNVDSYDWKYKQNSDRIYNTVMDQVNKLKASKTNPVILMHDQKATLKVLPRILEKLKKEGYTFKLITKDMEPLNFWKDKR, from the coding sequence GTGCGTATCAAGAAAATTCTGCTCTTATTCATGTCTTTATTCCTAATCATGGGGCTTGTGCAGGTCCCGGCTAATGCTAAAGGTGATAGCGCTATTCTTAAGCTCGGAGTCAACGATAAATTAAGTAAGGTTGAAGCTGTTTCCGTAAAAGGCACCTATTATGTACCGCTGCGTGCACTTGCGGATGAGCTGAAATGGACCCTTACCGGAATGACGGACGGAATTCAAGTAGCCGGCGGAACGGGTTCGCTTACCCTGCTGAGCAAGGACGGAGGTGCCGTGCTTAAGGATGGCACTACTGTGCCTATGAGCACTTTCGTGCAGGACGGCAAACTCATGGCTCCGCTGAAGGTTAGCGGGTACCTCGGGTATAGCATTTCCTACGCGGGAGATAAATATTTACTTCGTGTGAAGGACGGCTCGGCGCAGCTTACCGATGCAGTGTTTACCGATAAATATGCTGCCGACCTGAAGCCGAAGGCTCCAGTGGCTCCAGTGACTCCTGCCACTCCCGTTACACCCACTGAGCCGGGCAAGCCGGGCCGGACCGTATACCTGACCTTCGACGATGGCCCGTCAGCGACGACTGGTGAGTTGCTGGATATCCTGCACAAATATGACGTACAGGCGACCTTCTTCATGCTGGGGAACAACATGAATGAGCATCCCGCCCAAGTAAAGCGGATTGCTAAGGAAGGCTATGGCTTAGCGCTGCATGGTGTGACCCACCGCAAGGAGAAGTTCTATGCCTCTCCTGCAGCGGCGCTTGCCGAGATGTCAGGGGCCAATGCAACATTGAAGAAGCTGACGGGAGTAAGCACCCCACTGATCCGTACGCCATACGGAAGCAAGCCCTATTTCACCAAGTCCTTCCGCGATAAAGTCCTGACGCAGGGATACCATCTCTGGGACTGGAACGTGGATTCCTATGACTGGAAATACAAACAGAACAGCGACAGAATCTATAACACCGTGATGGATCAGGTGAATAAGCTGAAGGCGTCCAAGACGAATCCGGTAATTCTGATGCATGACCAGAAGGCTACACTCAAGGTGCTGCCGCGTATTCTGGAGAAGCTGAAGAAGGAAGGCTATACCTTCAAGCTCATTACGAAGGATATGGAGCCGCTCAATTTCTGGAAGGATAAACGCTGA